The stretch of DNA aactcagctgctaatacttgagaatattctttggcttcccttgtgtcgaatcaataaatttgggttgaatactctaccctcggaaactgttgcgatcccctatacttgtgggttgtcaCTTACCATCCAATGTGTTCAAGGAACACTTAGTCGACATGGGTTTAAGGGAAAACCTATGATTCCTGGATCATGAGAGGCCCAAAAGGAACAGAATTTGTTTCTAAACAAAACGTGTGTTGTAGTTGTATGATTCTATCGGCAATTAAGTTGTGGCGATGAAACATGCTCTATGTACCAATATGTGATGAAACAAATAAACTAGAAAGTATAAGGTTAAAAGCAAAGTTGAGATCAAGGGGGAGAAAGTTAGGTTGATCTCTCTCCCGTTCGAACCCAACGGGTCAAACGGGCTCCTGACTCGCGCCTTGATCGGGGGCGCCCAACCAAACCATGGTTGGTGGGCCCCTATGACCCGCGCTATATAAACAGAGGTGGGGCCGGGGCGTTTACCGCTGCCATAAACCCTACCAACACTCCCTACCGATCTAGGGTTAGCGCAGTGCTCATGGgaagctccaccgccgccgccatccaCTCTCTTCCATCACCACCGTGCGCCACAGCACCACCATGGCCTCCGGCTCCAGCTCATCCGGCCAGGAAAAAGGTAGGACGACCGATCTGATCTAACCCTACCCGATccaaatgttggggaacgtaataatttcaaaaaaattcctacgcacacacatgatcatggcgatgcatagcaacgagagggagagagtgtgtctacgtaccctcgtagaacgaatgcggaagtgttagcacaacgcagttgatgtagtcgtacgtgttcacgatccgaccgatccaagtaccgaacgcatggcacctccgagttctgcacacgttcaactcgatgacgtcccgtgtcagcacgacggtgtggtgacggtgatgatgatgttaccaatgcagggcttcgcctaagcaccgctacgatatgatcgaggtggattatggtggagggggcaccgcacacggctaagagatcaatgatcaattgttgtgtctatggggtgcccccctgcccctgtatataaaggagcaaggtgaggaggcggccggccagggagaggcgcgccaagagggggagtcctactcccactaggagtaggaatcctccttttcctagtagaagtaggagagggggaaggaaagggagaggaggagaaggaaagagggggccggcccccctttccctaaaccaattcggtttgggcctttggggggcgcgcccacactccccttgctgccctctatttccactaaggcccatgtaggcccattaagcccccggggggttccggtaaccccccggtactccggtatatgtctgaaaccttccgaaactttttcggtgtccgaacatagtcgtccaatatatcgatctttacgtctcgaccatttcgagactcctcatcatgtccatgatcatattcgggactccgaactaccttctgtacatcaaaacacaaaaactcataataccgatcgtcaccgaactttaagcatgcggaccctacgggttcgagaactatgtagacatgaccgagacacgtctccagtcaataaccaaaagcggaacctagatgctcatattggctcccacatattctacgaagatctttatcggtcaaaccgcataacaacatacgttgttccctttgtcatcggtatgttacttacccgagattcgatcgtcggtatctcaatacctagttcaatctcattaccagcaactctctttactcgttccgtaatacatcatcccgcaactaactcattagttacaatgcttgcaaggcttatagtgatgtgcattatcgagtgggcccagagatacctctccgacaatcggagtgacaaatcctaatctcgaaatacgccaactcaacaagtacctttggagacacctgtagagcacctttataatcactcagttacgttgtgacgtttggtagcacacaaagtgttccgccggtaaatgggagttgcataatctcatagtcataggaacatgtataagtcatgaagaaagcaatagcaacatactaaacgatcaagtgctaagctaacggaatgggtcaagtcaatcacaccattctcctaatgatgtgatcccatttatcaaatgacaactcatgtctatggttaggaaacataaccatctttgaccaacgagctagtcaagtagaggcatactagtgacattctgtttgtctatgcacacatgtactaagtttccggttaatacaattctagcatgaataataaacatttatcatgatataaggaaataaataataactttattattgcctctagggcatatttccttcaccaaaGAGTCTAACAGTAGCTTCACACAACCATGAGAGCATCTACACACGCGGCCGCCTCAAACCCGTCTCATACGTCCGGGCGAACCACCCGGTAACTGTCTGGGCGCGAAATTTTGACCCAGACGGGCTCCTTAAACGGGTCTCAAGCGCCCGGTTTGACCGGCACCTCTCATATACAACCTAAATATGGGTCAGATATGAGGGCGCCCAGGCGCGTCCGGGAACACCCGCCACGTCGGACCAGACAACCCGTCCCCATTGGAAATTGCACCAAATCCACCAAACCCTTCCTCCTCCTGCCGCCGCCCTCCAACCGTTCCCACGCCCGAACCCTCGCCGTCCTCCACCCTTACTCTCAATCCCCACCACCGGCCTAATCCACCGTCGGAGATGGCGTCCAGCCCGTCCCAGACCGCCACGACAGAGACGCGGTCCGCCTTGTCCGTTGGCGTCCTTTCGTCGGCTCCGACTTTCATGGTGGAGAACGTCGCCCGGAAGTTGCGGCGACGCCAGCAGCGAAAGAGGAAGGCAGCGGCTGCGTCACAGGGAGGTTCGGACATGTGGGAGCAGTTGTCTCCTCCGCCGCACCCGGAACCCTACACCCCTTCCACCCGAGCGTCGACGCGGATTACGCCGTCCGACCCCCGTTGGGAGAGAGGAGGATTCGATGGCCGGCTGGGCCATTTCAGAGAGCTTTCCGCCCACGCAGATGCCGGCGGTCGACGTATGCGACTCACCGCAGCTCCTTCGGGCGCAGATGAGCACGGGCACCGGCAGTGCTCGGGCTGCCCTCGACATGTTCGACGGAATGACCGAACAAGAGTCGGTACATTTTCTTTGCTCCTGTCCAATTAGATTTTTGCATAGACAACTAGTTCATTTCGGACAATGATGGATCCAATATGCGGCACCGAGCAAAAGGACAACAAGTATTGGGAGAAAAATTAGGAGGAGTATCACAAACAAAAGGTGTATGTGGAGCTGCATCCTATCGTGACCACCCGCCAATGTGGCATCTCTTCAACATCGTTGTGGGATCATTCAAGGGGAAGTAAACAAGTACGTCGGCTACTACTCACAAGTGACCAAACTGGGATGAGAGTGGCAACTCACATAAGCTCAATTGCTTCATCTTGTCGTCATTTGTGTATGATCCTTGTGTTTGCATTCTCATACTTATACATATGTTGTTTGCTAGAAGGCGGTGGCGGCTACTTTGTATCACGAGGTGGAGAAGAATCCGTTTGCTTTTAGCCATTGTTGGACCATATTGAATGGCAAGCCGAAGTGGAACCAACTTGTGGCGGATGTCAAGTCCTGCAAGAAGAGAAATGATGGCTCAAACTCCAACCAATCAATTGGGTTGGACGATGAAGAGGATGATATTTTCATGACGAATGGAAAAGCCACCGTGCCAAAGGATAACCGTCAAGTCATAGGACACACCTGGGAGAAGACACGTGCCTCCCGTGACGCCGCGACTACAAATATGTCGTCCACATGGACGGGTATTTTTCGGCGAGGGAGAACAAAGAGGATATGTACAAGCTCATGTTGGATGCGCAAAAGGAGTGGGACTGGAAAAGGGCGGAGAAGAAGCTCTAAATTGAGAGGGAGAAGATCGAGTTGGAGAAGTAAGAGGCGGCGATCAAATGGAAACTCGAGAAGGCCAAGACATTTGGTGACATAGAGCTTGAGAAGGAGAGGTTGCAACTCGCACGGGACGTGGAGGATGCGAGGATCATGATGGCGGACGAGACCTCTTGGATGAGCATGCGAAGAAGTGGCTTGCGGACAAGAAGAACGAGATCAACGACCGTAGGGAGTACGAGGTGACAAATGCGGCTACGGCACGAATACAGGCGGAGGAGGCAGCCCGATGCAGGCGGACCAGGCAGCCCAGATGCAGAACGAGCAGAACGCATTCCGCCTGGAGCACGACGCATTCCGCTCGGAACAGGCGCCGGACGAGTGATCCGAAGCTATCTGTCACCCTCGGACATTGATTTTATTTTAGCGTGTCCGGTTTGTTAAACTATGATTTGCTTTGCTTTGTTTCGAACTATTGAATTTGGACAATTTATATCATATGGTCGAAATGTATGGATTACATATGGATGTGTGGTGCAATATATGAGGTGTTGGCAGGCGCTGTCCGCGGACGTGCTGGCGTGCGTATAGGGGATGGATTTGTCAGGTCTGGGGGTAGATGCTCTCACAGCTCTTCACGGGGAAGCAAGCAAGGCGCGTGCTTCCTCCTTCACTTGAAAATCCCAAACAATCTTTCCAGTCTGTGCCCAGATAGCCCCACTTCGGTCGGAACGGAGTCGTGCAGAGGTCAAATTCGGCACCCAGAAGGCCAGAACAGAACAGCGCAGATCCTTCACTTTCTCGACGAGGAAACACGAACGCGCGTCCACAGGTGACCCGACAAGACGGCCATCCACTTCAACGAACGCTCGCCGCTCGACCGGCCGCCCGCGGCGCGACGCGCTCCGGTGCGGTCCAAAAGCCGGCGCCGCATGCCCGGTCCAGCGCGTCCGTCGAGCGGAGATCTTGGCGTCTACTCGTTGCACCGATCGATCATCCGCCACCCGCCTTTGGCTGCCGTGCGGAGCCGTTGCGTTGCAGACGTGAAGTAGAACCTCCGCCTCTCCCTCCCTTTCCCGCCGCGAATCACGTGGAGTGGAGCACGTACTACGTACACAACCTGGACGGACAGCAGATGGGGGCAGAGCGAAAGGCTGGCCGCCCGCTGGTCCCAATCATCGCTCGCAATCACTCTCTGGCCATGGCCAGGGGGGCGTTGGATTGGACGGACCGATCAACCACCCAATGATAACAAAAACCACGAAGCGCCAATGCGTCCCAGTTGCTTGCTTCCGTTAAATAACTCGGATCACGGCGAGGAGACGCGGACCGGGCCTCCGTCCCCGAACAAATGCGTTGCTTTCCCCCCAAAATCGAATACCGGTAGCTCAGACGTCAGAAAGATCAGGCAGACCGGTTTCACTTTTGTAGTATCATGTATATTTCGTGTCAAGAAGAAGAACGGGGTAAAATTTTGGTATACAAACGGATGGGATTTTACATCGAGCCGAGCCGGCCGGAGCTCCGTATGCACAGTTGTTTGCTGATCAACACCACTCACTCACATTTTGTTATCTCTCTCGCGTCAAAGAATCGTGACACAGCCTGCCTAATCGGACCTTCTGGTTTGTACAAGAAGAGCGTGATTGATTCATCCTAGGAGGCCATCATGGCCGGCGGCACCACGCTGGAGGCGGGGCACTCGGCGCCCCGCTCCCCGTCGGCGGCGGACGCGGCCGCCCACCGCCGGCAGATCCTGCCCAGCGACGCGGCCTTCCGCCTGGCGCGGTCCGTGCCGGTGCCCATCAGCTCCCAGATCGCCCACTCCACGCCGGCCACGCCCATCACCTGCGTCACGGCCCGCGCGCCCAGCCGCCGGCACAGCAGCACCAGCGCCGCCGTTGCCGACTCCCGGGCCCACTCCGTGCCGCGCCGCATCTCGGCCACGAGCCGCGCCACCGCGCCGTCGATGCTCACGATCGCCTCCGCGCCCCCTCGCTTGGCCAATGCCGCCAGCACCGCCGCGGCCGTCTCCTCGTCGCTGATGGCCGACAGCGCCGCCTCGGCCACGCCGGCTTCCACCAGCTTCCCCACGTTCTCCCTCTCGCCCGCCAGCGACAGCAGCGCCGCCAGCGCGTCCTTCTTCGTGCTCGTCGGCCCGGTGCGCACGAGATGGACCAGCTTTTCCACGACGGACGGGTTCCGGCCGAGCCTGCGGCGGTACGTGTGGACGGACGCCAGGCTGAGCACGGCCGCCGCGGCGTTCTCCTTGGCGCGCCACGTCGTGCCGGAGCTCATGATGTGGGTCACCGCCTCCACGGCGCCGTCGGCGTGCATGATGCGCTTCTTGTTGGCCTCGAGGATGGAGAGGTTGAGCAGCGCGGTCACGGCGTTGAGCTGGAGCCCCGCGTCCTCGGAGTAGAGCAGGGGTACCAGCATCGGCACGGCGCCGGCCTCCCCGACGAACGCGCGGTTGTCTGAGCCGGACTTGGAGAGCAGCCGGATCTCGTGGACGACGCGGTTGGCCGCGTCGGGGGAGAATGAGACGGAGAGCTTCTTCACCAGAAACGACGCCGTCATGCGCGCCACCTCGAGCGCCGCCTTGTTGGCGGCCACCGCCTGGGCCTGCTCGCTCTTGCTGGCCTCGCAGACCTCCATGGCCACGCCGTTCTCCCGGCACCACTTGGAGATGAGGTTCTTGAGAGACTTGTTGGGCACCAGCTCCAGATTGGCCAAGACCTGCCCCGTCTTGGGACACGTTGACTTGCCGGAGCTGAACCACCGGTCGATCGACTCGCGGTCGTAGGTCTGACCGCTAGCGGCGACGACGGGGTCGCGCATTAGATCGAGGGAGATGGGGCACCGGAGGTCCGGCGGGGGCGCCGGCGACTCCCCGTCGTCTTCGACATCGACGTCCGCCTTGGAATCCGACGGCCGGGGCGTGGCACTGAACAGGACGCACTTGGCGTACCGGAGCAGGCCGACGAGGGCGATCATGGCGGCAGTCCATCTCTCGGACGCCCGGTCGCCGATCTCCCGCTCGAGGCTCTCGATCTCGTCGCTGCAGCTGGCCGGGTCGTTGATGCCAACCTCCTCCAGGATCTCCTCGAGCCTCTCCCGCTCCGGCACGATCTCCCGCTCGATCTCCTCGATCAGCGACAGCACGGTGGCCTTGAGCGCCGGCTCCGGCTCGGCGGCCGACGCGCAGCGGCGGCACTGGCGCGAGGCGAGGGCGAGGAGGTCCATGACGTCGTCGGCGAGGCCGAGCTCGACGACGGGCAGCAGGTCGAGCAGCGTGGCGAGGTCGTGGTGCAGGTCGCGCAGCTCGGCGTCCGTCTCGTCGGactgcagcagcagcagcgtgCGGCTCCGCGCGGCGCAGTCGGCCACGACGGCCTTGAAGCGCTGCAGCACGAGGAGCACCTCGCGGAGGCACAGCGAGGCCGACCGCGGCAGGCCGCCCTCGCCCGCGGCGCACAGCAGCAGGTCGTCGAAGGCGGCGGCGAGCAGCCTGGCGCGCCGCGAGACGGACGCGAAGGCGGCGCGCAGGAAGGGCGCGGGCGCGTCGGCGGCCGAGAGGTCGCGCGCCAGGCGGTGCAGCGAGCGGAGCAGGTCGCCGTCGCACGGCGACGCGGGCGGCGGCAGGAACGCCGACGCGTAGGACGTggacggcgcggcggcggtcACCACCGCTCTCGGCTTGGCCATTTCCGGTGCGCGCGGTGGCCGCTTGGGAGGCTCCCTGGGAGAGGAGGAAGGTTTGGCGGACGGACGGAAATGGTATTACGCGGGCGGGCGCGGGGGGTTTATAAACGGACAGGACGGAGTGGAGTGAGATTTTTGTTATTACTACTCCGACGATGTAATAATAAGCCGCTGGTTGGGTGGGACTTTGAGAGCTGGGAGGAAGGAATCCGCCCTGTGTCGCGGTGTTGATACTATTATTTTATGGGTTTGTGAACGTCGTATCACGGGAATTATTTTAGTCGTGATTGTTATGCAACATGTGCTTACTTTaacgacggtgatgatgatgttgcTCTGGTTTTGGTTATGTATTATTGCGCCGGGGAAGATGGCTGGAAGGGCGGGGCGGGGGCCGTGGCGTGCTGGCCGTCGGATGGGGCGGGATGGAGGGCGGGGATGGGAGGTTGGGTTAATCTAGTTGGATGAGTGTGGCGAGTCAGCTCGAGGTGTTTTGGTTTTTGATCATCGGATCGTGTCGCGGCCCACGGGTTCGGCGGCTGGATAAGAGCGAGGACCTCTGCGTTGACGGCCGGCGGTAAAGCACGGACGGATGAGATGGGGCACACGAGAATGCCGTGGCAGTGCCATTTTTTGCTTTACCGGGAGAGGATCGGGCCGTCGAGCTCGGGAGAGGCTGAGCATGGCCGCTGCTAGCACGCAACATCTTTGTTCTCCTCCATTTTTTAGGCCTCTGGAAAGATTTGTTCGACGACGCAGGCTTCACGAGGAAACACAGTGCAGTTTTCCTTCCTTGAGGCATACTGTTCCACTCGAAACAAGCACAAAGCAGCATGTACCTTGAGGCAAACGTCCAACTAATTGGCTGACTCCCTCCTAGAAGGAGTAGAGTGAATGAGCTGAAATAATTTTCTTTGCTGATCATGGCAACCTGGCGGTGGATGCGACCTCGCGGCGAGCTCCGACCGCCCGCAACGTGCCTCCACACATGTTGAACACTTCTAGCTGGATCCAGTAGGGCATGGCCAGCCTTCTGCCGGAGTTGACCTTTCGGCGATACCCAAACCCAAGCCGGAGCATTTCGTCAACTGTTAGCAATTTGAACTTGCGTTTCTTCTCTCCTAACGCACACGGTACACGTACGTAGTGACACGCCGACACATCCAAATCGCGGACCATCTCGAAATTCCCGTGTCACTCTACCGATGGCGACGATCCTACGCGGCTGTTCAAAGTGCCATATGGCGCAAATGATCATCGCAGCACCATTTGACCCGATCAAATCCCAATCGGTCCATGCCATGCGCAACAGGACACGAGCTGCCGCCTACCGGCGCTCTGCCGGCCGGCCCAACTGAGTCTTTTCGAATTTTGACACTTgaatccttcttcttcttcttcttcttttgattTGAGGGGTTTTGACACGATGGTTCGGCAGCCTCCACTCCCCTGGCTTAGCAACCAGAAAGGGCAACGTGCCTGCCcacgaagacgacgacgacgaggagcgcAAAGTGCAAATCGCAGGTCACACTGGCCTTCCACACGATGGAGAATACTACCAACACAAAGATTTCGCGCGGGTGCGAGGAACGGGGTCGGGTCAGGCACCGGAAACCCGATTCACGTGCGCGTTCTGCTCGTCTCCCGTTAATTAACCGGCGGCGACCGCTTTTGCCTCGGCCAGGATATGATTTTCTACGGAGCACTCAGCGCGAGCACAGAATCGCACAGAGAACAAACTTCTCACCTTTACGCCTCCCTCAACTCAACCCCTACACAAAAAACTTGCTGGCTTTAGGCCGGTCGACATGCCGCGTGCATGCATGTAGGCGCGCACGCATGACGACGGTGGGTTGTTGATAAGATTATGAGTCGTCTGCCTGGTTTGTAGTATCTCTTTAGCCTAAGCCATGTTCTGTTTGACCTCACGTTCCTGGCTGGTCAATGTAAACGGGCCGGGGAGTGCGAGTGAAGGACGATGGCGCCGACAGCTCTAGGCAGCAGCCATTGACGATCGGCTTTTGGTCTTTTCCTTCACTTCTTTCAAACCCGCTCATGAGCAACGTTCAACCCGGCTGAGGTAGCTAATGACTATATTTCCTTTTGTGAGAGAGAGTCATTACTGCTCCCTCCGATCCAGGTTACTTATCGCTCAAACGGATGTGTCTAGACatattttagtgctagatacatccgtttGCGCGACGGGTAGTAAGGGCCGGAGGGAGTAGTTCTTAACAACGGACCTATGTGTGGGTTTAGTGGGTTGTTGTTGTATCAGGCTTACGTCAATGGAGATTTTCCCAACTGTTTGGGGGGTGACAAAAGGACTAAAATGTTATTCACAATGGATTTCAAGCGAATGCAATGCTAGGCATTGGATGAGGCGCACAAATCTCAATGAAGGGGAGCGGAGCCAAGTGCATTGCAATTGTTCGTCCGTTTAGACAGCCATGCGAATGAGCCCCCTTAACCCCCTGCTCCTTTTTTAGATGAAAGGCATAAAGCCTGATTTCAAATTAATGAAGCCATCAACCATGGTGCTGATTATTACAAGGCAAAGCTTGGAGAAAAACTGAAAGATTACAAGTGAGATCACACTTCGACAGACCAAAGTGCAAACTTGCCAGAACAAAGCAAACAAGACCAAGCCGTCGGAGGTACTTCGCAGACCAGAACAACGAATACAGAGACATCCACAGGGCACCGAGCAAGCAGTGTAGAGGAGGATCGTGACTGCAGGGAGGAAAACATTGGATGTGCCACAACCCGGACGTGCAAATGCTAGAAGGAGAACCATTCTCCTCTACATCCAAGCCGTGCCACAACACGGGGATGCCATAAACCGGCCAGCAGAGCACGAGCGCGGCAGGGCAGCAACAACTGAAGGATAGCAGGGCACAGCACCACATCTCCACCACGGTCGGAAACCCAAGCAAGCACTGCACCGCAGCCACCACCAACCAAGAACTGCAGGCACCCAACCCAATCCCTACCCCTAGCCGACGCCTCCAAGGAGGACCACGACGATGGAGCGCCGTCGACGACCGGCCAAAGCCTAGATTTTCACCTGGGGAAAAACAGGGGAGGGGAGGTGGAGGGAGGGAAACTCAATGCGCCCTGAGGAGgggattcagagccgatgcaccGCCGTCGTCGAGGTCGATGCGGAATCGACCAGGGGATTCCCCCGTTCCAAGCTTCCTCCACCGCACCTCAGGGGCCAGATCTTGCAGCACGGACGCACTGAATCCAGACCGGTAAGAGGATGCAGAGCAGACGGAAGGGGCCGGAGATCCGATCTGGCGGAGCCATCGGAGCAGCCCGCAACAACGAGGCACCTCCGCCGTCCAACCGCCGCCCGCACTGCCGGAGGGACGGCCAGCACCCGCAGCGCCCTCCACCAAAGAGAGCAGCGCCGCCCACCAGATCCAGGGTCGCCGCCCCAGCAACCAGAGCTCCCTGCGCGGATGCAGGGCAGCAGGGCCTCGCCACCACCTTCACGGGGGCCGCACGGCGGCCGGCGGCGCCCTCAGGTGGCGGCGGGGAAGGGGAGGCGAACGAGAGGGGGGGCTCGGGAGGCTAGGGTTTGGTCGCCCCCGAGTCGCCCACTCGGGGCGACGCGAGAGCCGCGGGCCTATCTAACCCCCTGCTCCTCCCCCGCTTGCTCTCCGCATGCAAGCGATTCGCGCAGGGGCTCTCCAGTTTCTTTGGCGGTTTGCACGCCGTCAACTACCGGTGTTGGAATCGCCATTTCCAGCCGATCCATTGCTAGAGGCTTCGAGATACGCTTGCTTGACGCCCTCTCTTGTTTTTGATGAGGGGCATAGGATTCGAGGGGATTGAGCGGTTTCGCCAGACGTTGTGCCCATCTCTTCTCCTTTCACGGCGTGGCGACACGGGGATGGAGGGTTAGAAACGGGCATTGTCGGGACAGATGTGTCTCCCAGGGCTGGCTGCAACTGTTGTCGGTGGTGCCGAGGTTTGGTGTAGCGGCAGAGGCAATGACGCAGCCACGACAACTCCGAGAAGGGGGGCTCATTGCGTGTGTGTGAAGTGGGTTGGCTATGCCAATTTTTGGCCGGCGGTTGTGTGGGTTTTCACGCTAATGTTTGATGAACTTTTTGCCACATTGATGAGTGATATTTTTACACTCATCACGCTTTGTTTAAACTAAGATATTTTAGTTAAACCGAGATATTCGTTCTGATTATGCTATTAATGACTAATGAATGCATTGGATTATATGAATTCTCTTTTTATTGTGTTTCAAAGAAAATGGGCTAAATATAGGCAAAATCAAGTGAGAACATGGAAAGAAGTGAATGAGGGGATAGAAGAAATTAAGAGTAGGCGCATTAGAAGACGGCGTTCCATGCAACCACGACTGCTCCATGAGCGAGCATATGGCGTGGAAATCGAGACCTCTGGTCCACCTGAACAACTTTTATAAAGGGGTCAAGGCCGAAATGCCAACAGAACATCCGCGAGCGAAGCCAGAACAGAGTCATCCCCATCCATCTCTatcaaccctagccgccgccattCCCATATCCATAGCCAGCATCATCACCATAGTTTATCTTCCACTAGATCATACTTGTAATTGTGCACCGCACACTTCATTCATTGTAAGACATATTATCAATCAATCAATTCCCATGGCGTGTTCTTCGTGTGATCTGATCATCATGTGTGACTAGTTCGGTAAGGTATGGGTTGAGGCAATAGCCTTGCAACCTTTTGTGTGTTCTGTGGTGATCAATGGAAGTGCTTTGAATTAACGTCACATATGTGTGAAATAAAATTGCTCCATCGATTGTTGCCATATTTTTTCCATAATAGATGGAAAAGTCTAGGGGTGGTTGGGAGGGGGGGGGTGTTGACTAAGGTTTTCCATGGTATGATGCATTTTCTCAAAATTTCGTACAAATGACAAATACAAAGTGGGGTTGGGGTGATTGTTGCCTGAGATATACCATCAAGACACGACGTTTTTTTGGTCGTGTTTCATTCAGATGTAAAAATAAAGGGGATTTATCTGAATCTAAAATGTCAGAGAATTTTTTGTTTTGCACAGTGAAAGAGGTTGGGGTGATGGttccttgtgtgtgtgtgtgtggggggggggggggggggggggtcattaCATCTGTTGTTGTTAAAGTGCGCAGCAGATCCGCTAGAGGATTCTCCTTGAATATGGTTGGGCCTTTTCGTTTAGTGGGGTATTTTGCCGCGTACAATGGGGTGGGGGAGTGGTGTTTCATAAATGCATGGCAAATCCTGGAGTGGGGGGCTTGAAGTGCTCTTTTTTGTAGACAACAGGAAATTCCCCGgcgggtggggggggggggttgatttTTGCGCATTCAAATTTGTGCATCAATCGATAATTTGTTGTGTTCATTGTTTTCTATTCTTTTCATTCAACTCGTCATAATGAAGCGGTACTTTTCTGCTGCGCTTTTCATGTGCCTTTTTTCTACAGATTATCGTTCACGATTGTTAGGAATCGCCAAGCTGTTGTTGCTGTTGATGATGATTTAGTAGACATGAGAAGGAAGGGGGTTGCCGTTGGCAAACGCCCTCGGAAGGAGGTACCAAAACTTGAGGCGTCCTCTATTTTCTAGTCTCGTGTGATGTACTTCTAAACATGCATTCGCTTCATTTGTCACTCGTGGCAAATGCTATCCCTGGTAATTTATAATTGTCATATCTGCACTTCTAATACATGTGTCGGAAAATCTACTTTCAGTTCACTTTCACTCATGGCAAATGCTATCCTTTCCATGccaatttttttgtatttttttcttGTTG from Triticum urartu cultivar G1812 chromosome 3, Tu2.1, whole genome shotgun sequence encodes:
- the LOC125545167 gene encoding U-box domain-containing protein 16-like, with the translated sequence MAKPRAVVTAAAPSTSYASAFLPPPASPCDGDLLRSLHRLARDLSAADAPAPFLRAAFASVSRRARLLAAAFDDLLLCAAGEGGLPRSASLCLREVLLVLQRFKAVVADCAARSRTLLLLQSDETDAELRDLHHDLATLLDLLPVVELGLADDVMDLLALASRQCRRCASAAEPEPALKATVLSLIEEIEREIVPERERLEEILEEVGINDPASCSDEIESLEREIGDRASERWTAAMIALVGLLRYAKCVLFSATPRPSDSKADVDVEDDGESPAPPPDLRCPISLDLMRDPVVAASGQTYDRESIDRWFSSGKSTCPKTGQVLANLELVPNKSLKNLISKWCRENGVAMEVCEASKSEQAQAVAANKAALEVARMTASFLVKKLSVSFSPDAANRVVHEIRLLSKSGSDNRAFVGEAGAVPMLVPLLYSEDAGLQLNAVTALLNLSILEANKKRIMHADGAVEAVTHIMSSGTTWRAKENAAAAVLSLASVHTYRRRLGRNPSVVEKLVHLVRTGPTSTKKDALAALLSLAGERENVGKLVEAGVAEAALSAISDEETAAAVLAALAKRGGAEAIVSIDGAVARLVAEMRRGTEWARESATAALVLLCRRLGARAVTQVMGVAGVEWAIWELMGTGTDRARRKAASLGRICRRWAAASAADGERGAECPASSVVPPAMMAS